One region of Kytococcus sedentarius DSM 20547 genomic DNA includes:
- a CDS encoding pyridoxine/pyridoxamine 5'-phosphate oxidase, whose product MTTLRNRLRALPSFPADLPELDPDRAPASPHDLFASWLGDAIEAGERQPHGMTLATVRDDGTPVARTLILKDVDTDGYHFSTHRSSRKSQQLATIPRASMLFWFKEAGRTVRITGGVQELGREASERDWQGRPSYDGEPNPDWQLYALLPEEFEFMQAREDRHHTRLEYLLGAAGWERGLVRTPAG is encoded by the coding sequence ATGACCACGCTGCGCAACCGCCTCCGTGCCCTGCCGTCCTTCCCGGCGGACCTGCCCGAGTTGGACCCCGACCGGGCCCCGGCCAGCCCGCACGACCTCTTCGCGAGCTGGCTGGGCGACGCCATCGAGGCGGGCGAGCGCCAACCGCACGGCATGACCCTGGCCACCGTCCGGGACGACGGCACCCCGGTGGCCCGCACGCTGATCCTCAAGGACGTCGACACCGACGGTTACCACTTCTCCACGCACCGCAGCAGCCGCAAGAGCCAGCAGCTGGCCACCATCCCGCGGGCCTCGATGCTGTTCTGGTTCAAGGAGGCCGGGCGCACGGTCCGCATCACCGGCGGGGTGCAGGAGCTGGGCCGCGAAGCCTCGGAGCGGGACTGGCAGGGTCGGCCGTCCTACGACGGTGAACCGAACCCGGACTGGCAGCTCTACGCACTTCTGCCCGAGGAGTTCGAGTTCATGCAGGCCCGCGAGGACCGCCACCACACCCGCCTGGAGTACCTGCTCGGTGCGGCCGGGTGGGAGCGCGGCCTCGTCCGCACCCCCGCCGGCTGA
- a CDS encoding SIR2 family NAD-dependent protein deacylase has translation MSGLVPDAVVDLARSARRVLVLTGAGASAESGVPTFRDAATGLWARFDPMELATPEAWAADPAQCWAWYAWRAHLVRGAEPNAGHRAIAAWQQHEGVDLRVSTQNVDGLHERSGAEVLAHVHGDLFALRCARCGAASDAEYPPVPEPVERLEPPVCGRCGGLVRPGVVWFGEMLPAGALEATVTAAEWAEMVVVVGTSGMVYPAAAVPGIAREAGVPVVEVNPAGSSLPDGADHVIEAPAGQALPALVAAL, from the coding sequence ATGAGCGGCCTCGTCCCCGATGCGGTGGTCGACCTGGCGCGCTCGGCCCGGCGGGTGCTCGTGCTCACCGGGGCCGGAGCATCGGCCGAGTCCGGCGTGCCCACCTTCCGGGACGCCGCGACCGGGCTGTGGGCGCGCTTCGACCCGATGGAGCTCGCGACCCCGGAGGCGTGGGCGGCTGACCCCGCCCAGTGCTGGGCCTGGTACGCGTGGCGGGCGCACCTGGTGCGGGGTGCGGAGCCGAACGCGGGGCACCGCGCCATCGCGGCCTGGCAGCAGCACGAGGGGGTGGACCTGCGCGTCAGCACCCAGAACGTGGACGGCCTGCACGAGCGGTCCGGCGCCGAGGTGTTGGCCCACGTGCACGGCGACCTGTTCGCGCTGCGGTGCGCACGGTGCGGGGCGGCGTCCGACGCGGAGTACCCGCCGGTGCCCGAGCCCGTGGAGCGGCTGGAGCCACCGGTGTGCGGGCGCTGCGGTGGTCTGGTGCGGCCGGGCGTGGTGTGGTTCGGGGAGATGCTCCCCGCGGGGGCGCTGGAGGCCACGGTGACCGCTGCGGAGTGGGCCGAGATGGTTGTGGTGGTGGGCACCTCCGGGATGGTCTACCCGGCGGCTGCCGTCCCGGGCATCGCGCGGGAAGCCGGGGTTCCCGTGGTGGAGGTGAACCCCGCGGGGTCCTCGCTGCCGGACGGGGCGGACCACGTCATCGAGGCGCCCGCCGGCCAGGCGCTTCCGGCGCTCGTCGCCGCCTTGTAG
- a CDS encoding VOC family protein: MDQPCRRVPPGEEPPARGREHHLGRAARRERRRRPRCRVLRLDRPARSRRWRDRPRRRPGWWWFDLPDPFPAESVVFVPVPEPKVEKNRVHPDLWGGEADLVAAGATVVDRQPGWVVLADPEGNEFCAFAPPDADEC; encoded by the coding sequence GTGGATCAACCGTGTCGACGAGTCCCACCGGGTGAAGAACCGCCTGCACGTGGACGTGAACACCACCTCGGTCGAGCGGCTCGTCGAGAGCGGCGCCGCCGTCCTCGATGCCGAGTCCTTCGCCTGGACCGTCCTGCGCGATCCCGACGGTGGCGAGATCGGCCACGACGACGACCAGGCTGGTGGTGGTTCGACCTGCCGGACCCCTTCCCGGCGGAGTCCGTGGTCTTCGTGCCGGTGCCCGAGCCGAAGGTGGAGAAGAACCGCGTGCACCCGGACCTCTGGGGTGGGGAGGCCGACCTGGTCGCGGCCGGTGCCACGGTCGTCGACCGACAGCCTGGCTGGGTGGTCCTGGCCGACCCGGAGGGCAACGAGTTCTGTGCCTTCGCCCCACCGGACGCCGACGAGTGCTGA
- a CDS encoding O-acetyl-ADP-ribose deacetylase — MSTQDEVRIECVQGDITTQEVDAIVNAANSGLRGGGGVDGAIHRAAGPDLLAECEELRAGPLPDGLPVGEAVATGAGNLPARWVVHTVGPNRRAGQTDPALLRATFANSLRVADEVGAASVALPAVGAGVYGWSAADAAAAAMAAAQEFAADAPQSVRLVRFVLFSPELLSAFEAARG; from the coding sequence ATGAGCACACAGGACGAGGTCCGCATCGAGTGCGTCCAGGGCGACATCACGACCCAGGAGGTCGACGCCATCGTCAACGCGGCCAACTCCGGGCTGCGGGGCGGCGGCGGGGTGGACGGCGCGATCCATCGCGCCGCCGGGCCGGACCTGCTGGCCGAGTGCGAGGAGCTGCGGGCCGGGCCGCTGCCCGACGGGCTGCCGGTGGGCGAGGCCGTGGCCACCGGCGCCGGGAACCTGCCGGCCCGGTGGGTGGTGCACACCGTGGGGCCCAACCGCCGCGCGGGGCAGACCGACCCCGCCCTGCTGCGGGCCACCTTCGCGAACTCGCTGCGCGTGGCCGATGAGGTGGGGGCGGCGTCCGTGGCCCTGCCCGCCGTGGGTGCGGGCGTGTACGGGTGGTCGGCGGCCGATGCGGCAGCGGCGGCGATGGCGGCGGCGCAGGAGTTCGCCGCGGACGCACCGCAGTCGGTTCGGCTGGTGCGGTTCGTGCTGTTCTCACCCGAGCTGCTGTCCGCCTTCGAGGCCGCGCGGGGCTGA
- a CDS encoding TetR/AcrR family transcriptional regulator: MGTREETKQQTRARILHAARKEIAERGGVGLSMRAVARGSDLVSSAVYRYFPSREALLTAMIIESYEHLAGALGEAPDGSPADRWRHLASAFRDWARQHPHEFQLIYGTPIPGYQAPPETVPAATAVASPFLAAARNGAAAASRFAGAELLDQLAGPASELDAEPARLGAVLAELAALVGVVSLELAGHLVGTADPADHLFAALVERQVTTLGLD, from the coding sequence ATGGGCACACGTGAGGAGACGAAGCAGCAGACCCGGGCGCGGATCCTCCACGCCGCGCGGAAGGAGATCGCAGAGCGCGGGGGCGTGGGGCTGTCCATGCGGGCCGTGGCCCGGGGCAGCGACCTGGTCTCGTCAGCGGTGTACCGCTACTTCCCTTCCCGGGAGGCTCTGCTCACCGCGATGATCATCGAGAGCTACGAGCACCTCGCCGGAGCCCTGGGAGAGGCTCCGGACGGCTCACCCGCGGATCGGTGGCGGCACCTGGCGTCAGCCTTCCGCGACTGGGCGCGCCAGCACCCCCACGAGTTCCAGCTGATCTACGGCACCCCGATCCCCGGCTACCAGGCACCGCCGGAGACGGTGCCTGCCGCGACGGCCGTGGCGAGCCCCTTCCTGGCGGCGGCCCGGAACGGGGCCGCGGCGGCCTCGAGGTTCGCCGGGGCGGAGCTGCTGGACCAGCTGGCGGGCCCAGCGTCCGAGCTCGACGCGGAACCGGCCCGGCTGGGGGCCGTGCTCGCCGAGCTGGCGGCCCTCGTGGGCGTGGTCAGCTTGGAGCTCGCCGGACACCTCGTGGGGACCGCCGACCCCGCGGACCACCTCTTCGCAGCCCTCGTGGAGCGACAGGTGACCACCCTGGGGCTGGACTGA
- a CDS encoding type II toxin-antitoxin system death-on-curing family toxin, with amino-acid sequence MTTYLTLEDLLTLTGDLGVGPVRDVGLLESAAHRPSTSVWGQEAYPELDLKAAVLLESIVRNPPLVDGNKRLGWLSLVVFYGLNGAELDAPDDEAYDLVVGVASGVVEPAEAAAALGRWWG; translated from the coding sequence GTGACCACCTACCTGACCCTCGAGGACCTACTCACCCTCACAGGCGACCTCGGCGTGGGCCCGGTGCGTGACGTTGGGCTGCTCGAGTCAGCGGCCCACCGGCCCTCGACCTCCGTGTGGGGCCAGGAGGCCTACCCGGAACTCGACCTGAAGGCAGCGGTTCTGCTGGAGTCCATCGTGCGGAACCCCCCGCTGGTGGACGGCAACAAGCGCCTGGGTTGGTTGTCGCTCGTGGTGTTCTACGGCCTCAACGGAGCCGAGCTCGACGCACCGGACGACGAGGCCTACGACCTCGTCGTGGGCGTGGCGAGCGGTGTCGTGGAGCCGGCTGAGGCCGCCGCGGCCCTTGGGCGATGGTGGGGCTGA
- a CDS encoding pyridoxal phosphate-dependent aminotransferase: MTTPGDRTTPRSLPQSAKLADVLYEIRGPVNAEAQRMEAAGEHILKLNIGNPAPFDFPPPPDIVRDMIATLPVSHGYSESKGILSARRAVVDRYNETPGFPEVDVDDVYLGNGVSELIMLVLNALLDDGDEVLVPSPDYPLWTAATSLAGGRPVHYRCDEEDGWNPDVADLESKVTPRTKAIVVINPNNPTGAVYSDETLRAITDVARRHGLLLFADEIYDRITYDDLPVTNLATFAPDLLCVTLSGLSKTYRVAGYRSGWMVITGPRDHAAGFLEGVELLTSTRLCANVPGQQAIQAALGGKQSIEDLLLPTGRLTRSRDVAWEGLNAIDGVSCVKPTGALYAFPRLDPEVHPIADDQQFALDLLRSEKILITHGSGFNIPTTDHFRVVTLPHPDTLTVAVERMGNFLASYRQA, translated from the coding sequence ATGACGACGCCCGGTGACCGGACCACGCCTCGCTCCCTGCCGCAGAGCGCCAAGCTCGCGGACGTCCTCTACGAGATCCGTGGCCCGGTGAACGCCGAGGCGCAGCGCATGGAGGCCGCCGGCGAGCACATCCTGAAGCTGAACATCGGCAACCCAGCGCCGTTCGACTTCCCGCCGCCGCCGGACATCGTGCGCGACATGATCGCCACCCTGCCGGTCTCGCACGGCTACTCCGAGTCCAAGGGCATCCTGTCGGCCCGTCGGGCAGTGGTGGACCGCTACAACGAGACCCCGGGCTTCCCCGAGGTCGACGTCGACGACGTGTACCTGGGCAACGGCGTCTCCGAGCTCATCATGCTCGTGCTCAACGCCCTCCTCGACGACGGCGACGAGGTGCTCGTCCCCTCCCCCGACTACCCGCTGTGGACCGCCGCGACCTCGCTCGCCGGCGGCCGCCCGGTGCACTACCGGTGCGACGAGGAGGACGGCTGGAACCCGGACGTGGCCGACCTCGAGTCCAAGGTGACCCCGCGCACCAAGGCGATCGTCGTCATCAACCCGAACAACCCCACCGGCGCCGTCTACAGCGACGAGACGCTGCGGGCGATCACGGACGTCGCGCGTCGCCACGGGCTGCTGCTGTTCGCCGACGAGATCTACGACCGCATCACCTACGACGACCTGCCGGTGACCAACCTGGCCACCTTCGCCCCGGACCTGCTGTGCGTCACCCTGTCCGGGCTGAGCAAGACCTATCGCGTGGCCGGGTACCGCTCCGGCTGGATGGTCATCACCGGACCGCGCGACCACGCCGCCGGCTTCCTGGAGGGCGTGGAGCTGCTCACCTCCACCCGGCTGTGCGCCAACGTGCCCGGCCAGCAGGCCATCCAGGCCGCTCTGGGGGGCAAGCAGTCGATCGAGGACCTGCTGCTGCCCACCGGCCGTCTCACCCGCAGCCGGGACGTCGCCTGGGAGGGCCTCAACGCCATTGATGGGGTGAGCTGCGTCAAGCCGACCGGCGCCCTGTACGCCTTCCCCCGGCTCGATCCCGAGGTGCACCCGATCGCCGACGACCAGCAGTTCGCCCTGGACCTGCTGCGCAGCGAGAAGATCCTCATCACCCACGGGTCGGGCTTCAACATCCCCACCACCGACCACTTCCGCGTGGTGACCCTCCCCCACCCGGACACGCTCACAGTCGCCGTGGAACGGATGGGGAACTTCCTCGCGAGCTACCGCCAGGCCTGA
- the purQ gene encoding phosphoribosylformylglycinamidine synthase subunit PurQ, with protein MKVGVVTFPGSLDDRDAARAIELAGGQAVALWHGDEDLTGIDAVVLPGGFSYGDYLRCGAIARFAPMMTRVIAEAQRGMPVLGICNGFQVLCESHLLPGALIRNDHQTFVCRDQRLRIENATTAWTSGYAEGQEITIVLKNGEGGYVADDATLDALEGEGRVVARYLEHNPNGSLRDIAGITNERGNVVGLMPHPEHCVEEGYGPSTDGLPFFTSVLREMAR; from the coding sequence GTGAAGGTCGGCGTCGTCACCTTCCCCGGCTCCCTGGACGACCGCGACGCGGCCCGCGCCATCGAGCTGGCCGGCGGCCAGGCCGTGGCCCTGTGGCACGGCGACGAGGACCTCACCGGCATCGATGCGGTGGTCCTCCCGGGCGGCTTCTCCTACGGCGACTACCTCCGCTGCGGCGCCATCGCCCGGTTCGCCCCGATGATGACCCGCGTCATCGCCGAGGCGCAGCGCGGCATGCCCGTGCTCGGCATCTGCAACGGCTTCCAGGTGCTGTGCGAGTCGCACCTGCTGCCCGGCGCCCTGATCCGCAACGACCACCAGACCTTCGTCTGCCGCGACCAGCGCCTCCGCATCGAGAACGCGACCACCGCCTGGACCTCCGGCTACGCCGAGGGCCAGGAGATCACCATCGTGCTCAAGAACGGCGAGGGCGGCTACGTGGCCGACGACGCCACGCTCGACGCCCTCGAGGGCGAGGGCCGCGTCGTGGCCCGCTACCTCGAGCACAACCCGAACGGCTCCCTGCGCGACATCGCCGGCATCACCAACGAGCGCGGCAACGTGGTGGGCCTCATGCCCCACCCGGAGCACTGCGTCGAGGAGGGCTACGGCCCCTCCACCGACGGCCTGCCCTTCTTCACCTCCGTCCTGCGGGAGATGGCCCGATGA
- the purD gene encoding phosphoribosylamine--glycine ligase: MKILVIGTGGREHGILEALRRTQDPAHPLELFAAPGNPGMAQLAECRAVDAASPAAVVALAQELGAELVVVGPEAPLVAGVADALRDAGVPTLGPDQAAARLEGSKAFAKEVMAAAQVPTAQARTCTDDATVAEALDAFATSGAGTPVPWVVKADGLAGGKGVVVTTDRAEAEQHATDCIAKEGQVVIEEYLDGPEASVFCLLDGITARALPAAQDFKRAGDGDLGPNTGGMGAYSPLPWAPEGFEDEVVRTVAQPVADEMARRGTPFVGVLYVGLALTAAGPRVVEFNVRFGDPDSQAVLARLTSPLAPLLLAAATGSLSDAADLTFADESAVVVVLAADGYPVSPVPGGQLTGIAEAEARGAVVLHAGTRTEDASGDLASGAGTTNRSPRLVAAGGRVLDVVARGADLAHARHNAYAALSLIDLPGGWARTDIAADAAAGRIVL; the protein is encoded by the coding sequence GTGAAGATCCTCGTCATCGGCACCGGGGGACGCGAGCACGGCATCCTCGAGGCCCTCCGCCGCACGCAAGACCCCGCCCACCCGCTCGAGCTCTTCGCGGCCCCGGGCAACCCCGGCATGGCGCAGCTCGCCGAGTGCCGCGCCGTCGATGCTGCCAGCCCGGCCGCCGTCGTCGCCCTCGCCCAGGAGCTGGGTGCCGAGCTCGTCGTGGTCGGTCCCGAGGCCCCGCTGGTGGCGGGCGTCGCCGATGCCCTGCGCGATGCGGGAGTCCCCACCCTGGGCCCCGACCAGGCCGCCGCCCGCCTGGAGGGCAGCAAGGCCTTCGCCAAGGAGGTCATGGCCGCCGCGCAGGTCCCCACCGCGCAGGCCCGCACCTGCACCGACGACGCCACGGTCGCCGAGGCACTCGATGCCTTCGCCACCTCCGGTGCGGGTACGCCCGTCCCGTGGGTGGTCAAGGCCGATGGCCTCGCCGGCGGCAAGGGGGTCGTGGTGACCACCGACCGCGCGGAGGCCGAGCAGCACGCCACCGACTGCATCGCCAAGGAGGGCCAGGTCGTCATCGAGGAGTACCTCGACGGCCCCGAGGCCAGCGTGTTCTGCCTGCTGGACGGCATCACCGCCCGCGCCCTGCCCGCCGCGCAGGACTTCAAGCGGGCCGGCGACGGCGACCTCGGCCCGAACACCGGCGGCATGGGTGCCTACAGCCCGCTGCCCTGGGCGCCCGAGGGCTTCGAGGACGAGGTGGTCCGCACCGTCGCCCAGCCCGTGGCCGACGAGATGGCCCGCCGCGGCACGCCCTTCGTGGGCGTCCTCTACGTCGGCCTGGCGCTCACCGCCGCCGGCCCCCGGGTGGTCGAGTTCAACGTCCGCTTCGGCGACCCGGACTCCCAGGCCGTCCTCGCGCGCCTCACGTCGCCGCTGGCGCCGCTGCTGCTCGCCGCCGCGACCGGCAGTCTGTCCGATGCGGCGGACCTCACCTTTGCCGACGAGTCCGCCGTCGTCGTGGTCCTCGCCGCCGACGGGTACCCGGTCAGCCCCGTGCCGGGGGGTCAGCTCACCGGCATCGCCGAGGCCGAGGCGCGCGGGGCCGTCGTGCTGCACGCCGGCACCCGCACCGAGGACGCCTCGGGCGACCTGGCCAGCGGCGCCGGGACGACGAACCGGTCCCCGCGCCTGGTGGCCGCCGGGGGCCGCGTGCTCGATGTGGTGGCCCGCGGCGCCGACCTCGCACACGCCCGGCATAACGCCTACGCCGCGCTGTCCCTCATCGACCTGCCCGGCGGGTGGGCGCGCACCGACATCGCCGCGGACGCAGCGGCCGGAAGGATCGTCCTGTGA
- the purL gene encoding phosphoribosylformylglycinamidine synthase subunit PurL, whose amino-acid sequence MTPTHQTTGPDAVNADLDTVTHAASTPETEQPWADLGLAADEYARIREVLGRRPTNAELAMYSVMWSEHCSYKSSKVHLRQFGEKQSDEMREHLLVGIGENAGVVDIGDDWAVTFKVESHNHPSFVEPYQGAATGVGGIVRDIISMGARPIAVMDALRFGDPSHPDTLRVLPGVVAGISGYGNSLGLPNIGGETRFDAVYQGNPLVNALCVGAMKKQDIHLANASGVGNRVVLFGARTGGDGIGGASVLASGSFDADGPSKRPSVQVGDPFSEKVLIECCLELYREGLVEGIQDLGAAGISCATSELASNGEGGMHIELTSVLLRDPTLNAGEILMSESQERMMAVVTPENAEAFEAVMARYEVEYSWLGEVTDTGRLVIDWQGETIVDVDPRTVAHDGPVYERPYARPEWLDAVQADTVTAAGLERPGSAADLRATLLDLLGSPNLADASWITDQYDRYVQGNTASAMPDDAGIVRVDEQTGRGVAVSTDCNNRFSYLDPYAGAQLSLAEAFRNVAASGAAPRAVSDCLNFGSPEEPGTMWQFAEAIRGLADGCLELGIPVTGGNVSLYNSTGDTAIHPTPLVAVLGVLDDVARRIPTAWRAAGLDLVLLGETRDELDGSAWAGLHGHLGGVPPQVDLAAERRLGELLGRAADEGLVAGSHDLSEGGLAVALAEGVERHGTGARVDLASLLGAGGAAAGEGALDAAAALFSESGGRVLVAVAPEHREAFDALVAEHGVPAVALGTTTPGDSLRVETGAGELVLTASEISTARQRTFRELLAGDEAVVEAAVAEAHGH is encoded by the coding sequence ATGACCCCCACGCACCAGACCACCGGCCCCGATGCGGTGAACGCCGACCTCGACACCGTCACCCACGCCGCCAGCACGCCCGAGACCGAGCAGCCCTGGGCCGACCTGGGCCTGGCCGCCGACGAGTACGCCCGCATCCGCGAGGTCCTCGGCCGCCGCCCCACGAACGCCGAGCTGGCCATGTACTCGGTCATGTGGTCCGAGCACTGCTCCTACAAGTCCTCCAAGGTGCACCTGCGCCAGTTCGGTGAGAAGCAGTCCGACGAGATGCGTGAGCACCTGCTCGTCGGCATCGGCGAGAACGCTGGCGTGGTCGACATCGGCGACGACTGGGCGGTCACCTTCAAGGTCGAGTCCCACAACCACCCGAGCTTCGTGGAGCCCTACCAGGGCGCCGCCACCGGCGTGGGCGGCATCGTCCGCGACATCATCTCGATGGGGGCGCGCCCCATCGCGGTCATGGACGCCCTGCGCTTCGGCGACCCGTCCCACCCGGACACGCTGCGCGTGCTGCCCGGGGTGGTCGCCGGCATCAGCGGCTACGGCAACTCCCTGGGTCTGCCCAACATCGGCGGGGAGACCCGGTTCGATGCGGTGTACCAGGGCAACCCGCTGGTCAACGCCCTGTGCGTGGGGGCGATGAAGAAGCAGGACATCCACCTGGCCAACGCCTCGGGCGTGGGCAACCGGGTGGTGCTCTTCGGCGCCCGCACCGGCGGCGACGGCATCGGAGGTGCCTCGGTGCTGGCCTCCGGCTCGTTCGACGCCGACGGCCCGTCCAAGCGCCCGAGCGTGCAGGTGGGCGACCCGTTCAGCGAGAAGGTCCTCATCGAGTGCTGCCTGGAGCTGTACCGGGAGGGCCTGGTCGAGGGCATCCAGGACCTCGGGGCGGCCGGCATCTCGTGCGCCACCAGCGAGCTGGCCTCCAACGGCGAGGGCGGCATGCACATCGAGCTCACCAGCGTGCTGCTGCGCGACCCCACCCTGAACGCCGGCGAGATCCTCATGTCGGAGTCGCAGGAGCGCATGATGGCCGTGGTGACGCCGGAGAACGCCGAGGCCTTCGAGGCGGTCATGGCCCGCTACGAGGTCGAGTACTCCTGGCTCGGCGAGGTCACCGACACCGGGCGGCTGGTCATCGACTGGCAGGGCGAGACCATCGTCGACGTGGACCCGCGCACCGTGGCCCACGACGGCCCGGTCTACGAGCGCCCCTACGCCCGCCCGGAGTGGCTCGACGCGGTGCAGGCCGACACCGTCACGGCGGCCGGCCTGGAGCGCCCCGGCTCCGCAGCCGACCTGCGTGCCACGCTGCTCGACCTGCTCGGCAGCCCGAACCTGGCGGATGCGTCCTGGATCACCGACCAGTACGACCGCTACGTGCAGGGCAACACCGCATCGGCCATGCCGGACGACGCCGGCATCGTGCGCGTGGACGAGCAGACCGGCCGCGGCGTGGCCGTCTCGACCGACTGCAACAACCGCTTCAGCTACCTGGACCCCTACGCCGGGGCGCAGCTGAGCCTGGCCGAGGCCTTCCGCAACGTGGCGGCCAGCGGTGCGGCGCCGCGGGCGGTCTCGGACTGCCTGAACTTCGGCTCCCCGGAGGAGCCGGGCACCATGTGGCAGTTCGCCGAGGCCATCCGCGGCCTGGCCGACGGTTGCCTGGAGCTGGGCATCCCGGTGACCGGCGGCAACGTGTCGCTGTACAACTCCACCGGGGACACCGCCATCCACCCCACCCCGCTGGTCGCGGTGCTCGGTGTGCTGGACGACGTGGCCCGCCGCATCCCCACCGCCTGGCGGGCCGCCGGGCTGGACCTGGTGCTGCTCGGCGAGACCCGCGACGAGCTGGACGGCTCGGCCTGGGCCGGGCTGCACGGACACCTCGGCGGTGTGCCGCCGCAGGTGGACCTCGCGGCCGAGCGCCGGCTGGGCGAGCTCCTGGGCCGCGCGGCGGACGAGGGCCTGGTGGCCGGCTCGCACGACCTCTCCGAGGGGGGCCTCGCGGTCGCCCTGGCCGAGGGCGTGGAGCGCCACGGCACCGGTGCCCGGGTGGACCTGGCCTCGCTGCTGGGTGCTGGTGGCGCTGCGGCGGGCGAGGGCGCGCTCGATGCCGCTGCGGCGCTGTTCTCGGAGTCCGGCGGCCGCGTGCTGGTCGCCGTCGCGCCCGAGCACCGCGAGGCCTTCGACGCCCTGGTCGCCGAGCACGGCGTGCCGGCCGTCGCGCTCGGCACCACCACCCCCGGCGACTCCTTGCGGGTGGAGACGGGCGCGGGCGAGCTGGTGCTCACCGCATCGGAGATCTCCACGGCGCGCCAGCGGACCTTCCGCGAGCTGCTCGCCGGGGACGAGGCCGTCGTCGAAGCCGCCGTTGCCGAGGCGCACGGGCACTGA
- the purS gene encoding phosphoribosylformylglycinamidine synthase subunit PurS, which yields MGHVIVDVMPKPEILDPQGKAIAGALPKLGIEGFTEVRQGKRFVLAVDGEVTDAVLSSAREAATTLLSNPVIEDVVSVREATAAELEADKAQEATA from the coding sequence ATGGGCCACGTCATCGTCGACGTCATGCCGAAGCCGGAGATCCTCGACCCGCAAGGCAAGGCCATCGCCGGCGCCCTGCCCAAGCTCGGCATCGAGGGCTTCACCGAGGTCCGCCAGGGCAAGCGCTTCGTGCTCGCCGTCGACGGGGAGGTCACCGATGCCGTCCTCTCCTCCGCCCGCGAGGCCGCGACCACGCTGCTGAGCAACCCCGTCATCGAGGACGTCGTGAGCGTCCGTGAGGCGACCGCGGCCGAGCTGGAGGCCGACAAGGCGCAGGAGGCCACGGCGTGA
- a CDS encoding CopG family transcriptional regulator, with protein MAMTLRLTDEDARLLGELAAAQGVSRQEATVRAIRETAARRGHESTVRTLSAKARERYADLLDKLGT; from the coding sequence ATGGCCATGACGCTGCGACTGACCGATGAGGACGCCCGGCTGCTCGGGGAGCTGGCCGCGGCCCAGGGCGTGAGCCGCCAGGAGGCCACCGTTCGCGCCATCCGGGAGACTGCCGCGCGGCGCGGACATGAGAGCACGGTGCGCACCCTCTCCGCAAAGGCACGCGAGCGCTACGCCGACCTGCTCGACAAACTCGGCACGTGA
- a CDS encoding phosphoribosylaminoimidazolesuccinocarboxamide synthase, protein MTTPADPQRTAQPGTPTGPTLPGYELVHAGKVRELYAPGPDAPLPGGFAADEVLLMVASDRISAYDHVLSTPIEDKGEVLTRMSLWWFDQLADLVPHHVLATEAPLVPEQVAGRAVLVKRLRMLPVECVARAHLTGGGLSEYRRAGTVSGVRLREGLVDGDELPDPIFTPSTKAPAGEHDEPISYEQVVTTIGEPLARAARNLTVAILRRGHEVAAGRGIIVADTKVEFGLEGVEAERDLRTVTQKELDAGSVRIVLADEVLTPDSSRFWPAEGFEAGRQQPSFDKQYVRDWLTSPASGWDKESDTPPPVLPADVAAATRGKYVEAYERLTGESFR, encoded by the coding sequence GTGACCACTCCTGCAGACCCCCAGCGCACTGCGCAGCCCGGCACCCCCACCGGGCCAACCCTCCCCGGGTATGAGCTCGTCCACGCAGGCAAGGTGCGCGAGCTCTACGCACCCGGCCCCGACGCCCCGCTGCCCGGGGGGTTCGCCGCGGACGAGGTGCTGCTCATGGTGGCCAGCGACCGCATCAGCGCCTACGACCACGTCCTGTCCACCCCCATCGAGGACAAGGGGGAGGTGCTCACCCGGATGAGCCTGTGGTGGTTCGACCAGCTGGCCGACCTGGTGCCGCACCATGTGCTGGCCACCGAGGCGCCGCTGGTTCCCGAGCAGGTGGCGGGCCGTGCGGTGCTGGTGAAGCGGCTGCGGATGCTGCCGGTGGAGTGCGTCGCACGAGCCCACCTCACCGGTGGCGGGCTGAGCGAGTACCGGAGGGCCGGGACGGTCTCCGGGGTGCGCCTGCGCGAGGGCCTCGTCGACGGCGACGAACTGCCCGACCCCATCTTCACCCCCTCCACCAAGGCGCCGGCGGGGGAGCACGACGAGCCGATCAGCTACGAGCAGGTGGTCACCACCATCGGTGAGCCCTTGGCCCGCGCGGCGCGCAATCTCACCGTCGCCATCCTGCGGCGGGGGCACGAGGTGGCGGCCGGGCGCGGCATCATCGTGGCCGACACGAAGGTGGAGTTCGGCCTGGAGGGGGTCGAGGCCGAGCGGGACCTGCGCACCGTCACCCAGAAGGAGCTCGATGCCGGGAGCGTCCGCATCGTGCTGGCCGACGAGGTGCTCACCCCGGACTCGTCACGCTTCTGGCCAGCGGAGGGGTTCGAGGCGGGGCGCCAGCAGCCGAGCTTCGACAAGCAGTACGTGCGCGACTGGCTGACCTCGCCGGCGTCCGGGTGGGACAAGGAGTCCGACACCCCGCCGCCGGTTCTGCCCGCTGACGTGGCCGCGGCGACGCGGGGCAAGTACGTGGAGGCCTACGAGCGCCTCACGGGCGAGTCCTTCCGTTGA